A stretch of Lentisphaera araneosa HTCC2155 DNA encodes these proteins:
- a CDS encoding SDR family NAD(P)-dependent oxidoreductase — protein MMMKKFSDHTVIISGAAGDIGRETVLEFARLGADIAAGDIVPFEQIRELKNQVEVLGRRFHYQKCDVTCDQEVNHWIDTVKQELTLPDIVVSNAGVTKEMDLRQISYEEWQRQISINLNGAFNLLVNCANRLAATKKAGRMVVVGSWAAEQVHRTLPAYCTSKAGLRMLMKNLASEYAQDQILVNEIAPGVVDAGLSAKIFRESPEIKEDLIKQIPVGRFLDPLDVAQQIAYLSSFENLHVTGTVMLMDGGLSLNRCRSTKKE, from the coding sequence ATGATGATGAAAAAATTTAGTGATCATACCGTGATTATTTCCGGAGCGGCTGGCGATATAGGTCGTGAAACTGTATTAGAATTTGCCCGCTTAGGAGCGGATATTGCGGCGGGTGATATTGTGCCCTTTGAGCAAATTAGAGAACTCAAAAATCAAGTTGAAGTACTCGGTCGTCGTTTTCACTATCAAAAATGTGATGTGACTTGTGATCAAGAAGTCAATCATTGGATTGATACAGTCAAACAGGAGCTCACTTTACCTGACATAGTGGTTAGCAATGCTGGTGTCACTAAAGAGATGGACCTTAGACAAATAAGTTATGAAGAGTGGCAACGACAAATAAGTATCAATTTAAACGGAGCGTTTAATTTACTTGTGAACTGTGCTAATCGCTTAGCTGCTACAAAGAAAGCGGGTCGCATGGTTGTAGTTGGCAGTTGGGCGGCGGAGCAGGTTCATAGAACCCTGCCAGCCTATTGTACGAGTAAAGCAGGTTTGCGCATGTTGATGAAAAACTTGGCCAGTGAGTATGCACAAGATCAAATTTTGGTCAACGAAATTGCGCCTGGGGTTGTGGACGCAGGCTTAAGTGCCAAAATTTTTAGAGAAAGTCCCGAGATTAAGGAGGACTTAATCAAGCAAATACCAGTGGGGCGCTTTTTAGATCCATTAGATGTAGCGCAACAAATTGCCTATTTGAGTTCTTTTGAGAACCTTCACGTCACTGGAACCGTCATGCTAATGGATGGTGGCCTTAGTCTAAATAGATGTAGATCTACAAAAAAAGAATAG
- the dgoD gene encoding galactonate dehydratase — protein sequence MKITKIETHVCNAKMRNWIFVKVCTDQPGLYGWGEATLEWHTRGVVGAIEDLSQLLIGEDPTRIEYLWQMMYRQHFWHGNGIVRSTAIAGIDIALWDILGKSLGVPCSKLWGGPVRDHIRTYAHLGGGKMEDFYETADDDHKRFAELAQEAVEKGYTAFKTMAVPSTMPIEGSKAVNYAVNNVAAMREAVGENIDIMVDCHARPSPAMGMKFGKALEPFNLYFYEEPCWPESVEGLSMINKALTTPVATGERLTHLAQFKTLFEARGAEICQLDITHCGGLSEAKRIAALAEAHRIALAPHNPQGPISTAASLEFGFSQPSYIICETVTEDVPWRKDIVSEGFTIEPKGQIVYPNTKPGLGIEINEEEIKKHPFKQEVLQRSFNEDNSIGDW from the coding sequence ATGAAAATAACAAAGATAGAAACTCATGTTTGCAATGCAAAGATGCGGAACTGGATTTTTGTAAAAGTGTGTACGGATCAACCAGGCTTGTATGGCTGGGGTGAAGCGACACTGGAGTGGCACACGCGCGGCGTTGTGGGAGCCATTGAAGATCTCAGTCAACTTTTAATAGGTGAAGACCCCACTCGAATTGAGTACCTCTGGCAAATGATGTATCGCCAGCACTTCTGGCATGGCAACGGCATTGTTAGATCCACAGCTATTGCAGGTATAGATATAGCCTTATGGGATATCCTAGGCAAAAGTCTGGGTGTTCCCTGTAGTAAACTTTGGGGTGGACCGGTACGTGACCACATCAGAACTTACGCACACCTCGGGGGTGGCAAGATGGAAGATTTTTATGAGACAGCGGATGACGATCACAAACGTTTTGCCGAATTAGCACAAGAAGCTGTTGAAAAAGGCTACACGGCTTTCAAAACCATGGCTGTACCTAGCACTATGCCGATTGAAGGCTCGAAAGCTGTCAACTACGCAGTCAATAACGTGGCCGCCATGCGCGAAGCCGTGGGCGAAAATATTGATATTATGGTGGATTGCCATGCGCGACCTTCCCCAGCAATGGGGATGAAATTTGGTAAGGCCTTAGAGCCCTTTAACTTATATTTTTACGAAGAGCCTTGTTGGCCTGAAAGTGTGGAAGGCTTAAGTATGATTAATAAAGCTTTAACGACGCCAGTGGCGACGGGTGAACGCCTCACACATCTTGCTCAATTTAAGACTTTGTTTGAAGCACGAGGCGCTGAGATTTGTCAGCTCGACATTACCCATTGTGGTGGTTTGAGTGAAGCAAAGCGAATTGCGGCCCTCGCAGAAGCGCATCGCATTGCTTTAGCGCCACATAATCCTCAGGGACCGATCAGTACAGCGGCATCATTAGAATTTGGTTTTTCGCAGCCGAGTTACATCATTTGCGAAACTGTGACGGAAGATGTTCCGTGGCGTAAAGATATTGTTTCTGAGGGCTTCACGATTGAACCCAAAGGTCAGATTGTCTACCCAAATACCAAGCCCGGTCTCGGTATCGAAATTAACGAAGAAGAAATTAAGAAGCACCCCTTTAAGCAAGAAGTCTTACAAAGAAGCTTTAACGAAGATAATAGCATTGGAGATTGGTAA
- a CDS encoding aspartate aminotransferase family protein, whose product MNKAERIFEHNRKFIPGGVVSLNRSIDPVRSFVKAEGAYLYDVDGNKYIDYHAAFSPHLLGHNEAGVNQAVVDSIQNNESLMGAGPTLWEGELAELLCTLVPNLDSVQITNTGSEATFHAIRLARSVTGRDEVIIMQGGYNGWHNDVAFNLMDPLDKIDGWKPGKECPLNAMSAGIPSTQSKLLHAVQYNDLQAIENLLKTNKIAAILMEPILQNIGIIKPQEGFLEGIRELCDTHGTLLVFDEVKTGFRHALAGYQSICGVRPDLCSFGKAVANGYPLGVIGGKKEIMDYFIHPDPQKRVMVAGTYNAHPTPVAAAIATLKILRDREAEVYGHLETLGARMEEGLNEIFKAHDFKTTTIRQGSAFVTYFMDHAPQNWTDVISHNDMALDKRYREALIEKGIFHFPTATKQGSISFAHTAEDIEETLRLTEAVVAKLK is encoded by the coding sequence ATGAATAAAGCAGAAAGAATTTTTGAACACAATAGAAAGTTTATCCCAGGTGGCGTAGTTTCCCTCAATCGCAGTATTGATCCTGTGCGCTCTTTTGTAAAAGCGGAAGGCGCATACCTCTATGATGTTGATGGTAATAAATACATCGATTATCATGCGGCTTTTTCTCCTCATCTTTTGGGGCATAATGAAGCTGGAGTCAATCAAGCTGTTGTGGATTCCATTCAAAATAATGAATCACTCATGGGCGCTGGTCCAACTCTATGGGAAGGTGAACTCGCTGAATTACTGTGCACACTTGTACCTAATCTCGATAGTGTGCAGATCACCAACACGGGTTCAGAAGCAACTTTTCACGCCATTCGTTTAGCCCGTTCCGTTACGGGTCGCGACGAAGTGATTATTATGCAAGGTGGTTACAATGGTTGGCACAATGATGTGGCCTTTAACTTGATGGATCCACTCGACAAGATTGATGGCTGGAAGCCAGGTAAAGAATGCCCCCTCAATGCCATGAGTGCAGGTATACCTTCTACACAGTCAAAGTTACTTCATGCGGTTCAATACAATGATCTACAAGCGATCGAAAACTTATTAAAAACAAATAAAATTGCAGCTATTTTGATGGAGCCGATTTTACAGAATATCGGTATCATTAAGCCCCAAGAAGGCTTTCTCGAAGGCATTCGTGAACTTTGTGATACTCATGGAACATTACTCGTTTTTGACGAAGTGAAAACGGGATTTCGCCACGCCTTAGCCGGTTATCAATCTATTTGTGGAGTTCGCCCAGACTTATGCTCATTTGGTAAAGCAGTGGCCAATGGTTACCCCTTGGGGGTGATTGGTGGTAAGAAAGAAATCATGGATTACTTCATTCACCCAGATCCTCAAAAGCGCGTCATGGTAGCGGGAACATACAATGCTCACCCCACACCTGTGGCTGCAGCCATTGCCACACTTAAAATTTTACGTGATCGCGAAGCCGAGGTTTACGGTCATCTCGAGACTTTAGGAGCGAGAATGGAAGAGGGCTTAAATGAGATCTTTAAGGCGCATGATTTTAAGACCACAACCATACGCCAAGGTTCAGCCTTTGTGACTTACTTTATGGATCACGCTCCGCAAAATTGGACTGATGTCATTAGCCACAACGACATGGCTCTTGATAAGCGCTATCGCGAAGCCTTAATCGAAAAAGGGATCTTTCACTTCCCGACGGCAACTAAACAGGGTAGTATATCTTTTGCGCATACAGCAGAAGATATTGAAGAAACACTTCGTCTAACTGAAGCAGTTGTAGCAAAGCTCAAGTAA
- a CDS encoding SMP-30/gluconolactonase/LRE family protein produces MDCKLTVIDYSVSELGESPVWDHRNNCFYWLDVLKGKVFSYQKGHKPQLRIQLPYSIGALALCDDINILLLATERGLAFYDLQQSKFKKICDPEQGLSENRFNDAKCDAQGRFWAGTMAKNGRGTEGHLYCLKGDQRIKTKLSNINCSNGLAWSEDKMYYIDTGQGGIDEFDYDPLSGNISNRRRLFSLKVEEGLLDGMSMDQDGLLWVALWGAGAVIAVDPAKAEEVDRISLPVSQITSCTFGGKDLSTLFITTASIGIKQKEEPLAGHVFTYQMPNKGQQTHFYKLAR; encoded by the coding sequence GTGGATTGTAAACTTACGGTTATTGACTATAGCGTTTCCGAACTGGGCGAGAGCCCAGTTTGGGATCACCGTAACAATTGTTTTTATTGGTTGGATGTCCTAAAGGGAAAGGTGTTTTCCTATCAAAAGGGACATAAACCCCAACTGCGAATTCAGCTACCGTATTCAATAGGAGCTTTAGCTCTCTGTGATGATATCAATATATTACTCTTGGCGACGGAGCGTGGCTTAGCTTTTTACGATCTTCAACAATCTAAATTCAAAAAGATCTGTGACCCTGAGCAAGGTTTGAGTGAAAACCGTTTTAATGATGCTAAATGCGACGCCCAAGGGCGCTTCTGGGCAGGTACGATGGCCAAAAATGGCCGGGGAACTGAAGGCCACCTTTACTGCCTTAAGGGCGATCAAAGAATCAAGACTAAGTTGTCTAATATCAATTGTTCCAATGGTCTTGCCTGGTCTGAAGATAAGATGTATTACATCGACACGGGACAGGGGGGCATAGATGAGTTCGATTATGATCCTTTGAGTGGGAATATAAGCAATCGTCGCCGACTTTTTTCTTTGAAAGTCGAGGAGGGCTTACTCGATGGTATGAGCATGGATCAAGATGGCTTGCTGTGGGTTGCTCTGTGGGGAGCTGGAGCAGTGATTGCTGTGGATCCCGCTAAAGCAGAGGAGGTAGATCGCATTTCTCTACCTGTGAGCCAAATAACATCGTGCACTTTTGGAGGGAAAGACTTATCGACACTTTTTATCACAACGGCGAGCATCGGGATCAAGCAAAAAGAAGAGCCTTTGGCGGGTCATGTCTTTACTTACCAAATGCCAAATAAAGGGCAACAAACACATTTTTATAAACTGGCTAGATAA